In a genomic window of Suricata suricatta isolate VVHF042 chromosome 12, meerkat_22Aug2017_6uvM2_HiC, whole genome shotgun sequence:
- the NISCH gene encoding nischarin isoform X2, whose product MAAAASSFGPEREAEPVKEARVVGSELVDTYTVYIIQVTVGSHEWTVKHRYSDFYDLHEKLVAERKIDKNLLPPKKIIGKNSRSLVEKREKDLEIYLQTLLATFPGVAPSVLAHFLHFHFYEINGITAALAEELFEKGEQLLGAGEVFAIGPLQLYAVTEQLQQGKPTCASGDAKTDLGHILDFTCRLKYLKVSGTEGPFGTSNIQEQLLPFDLSIFKSLHQVEISHCGARHIRGLVASKPTLATMSVRYSATSMKEVLVPEASEFDEWEPEGTALEGPVTAVIPTWQALTTLDLSHNSISSIDESVKLIPKIEFLDLSHNGVLVVDNLQHLYNLVHLDLSYNKLSSLEGVHTKLGNIKTLNLAGNLLESLSGLHKLYSLVNLDLRDNRIEQMEEVKSIGSLPCLEHVALLNNPLSIIPDYRTKVLAQFGERASEVCLDNMSTTEKELDTVEVLKAIQKAKEVKSKLNNPEKKISEDSRLSAASCIRPSGSPPSVAPTSASLPQPILSNQGILGDE is encoded by the exons ATGGCGGCGGCGGCCAGCAGCTTCGGGCCGGAGCGAGAGGCCGAGCCGGTCAAGGAGGCGCGCGTCGTGGGCTCTGAGCTTGTGGACACGTATACG GTTTACATCATCCAGGTCACTGTTGGCAGCCATGAATGGACAGTCAAGCACCGCTACAGCGATTTCTATGATCTGCACGAAAAG CTGGTTGCAGAAAGGAAAATTGATAAAAACCTACTTCCGCCCAAAAAGATAATTGGGAAAAACTCGAGGAGCTtggtggaaaagagagagaaggatttgGAGATCTACCTGCAGACGCTCCTGGCTACCTTCCCTGGCGTGGCCCCCAGCGTGCTGGCCCActtcttacattttcatttctat GAGATAAATGGCATCACTGCAGCCCTGGCTGAGGAGCTCTTTGAAAAAG GAGAACAGCTCCTGGGGGCCGGCGAGGTCTTTGCCATCGGGCCCCTGCAGCTCTATGCGGTCACCGAGCAGCTACAGCAGGGAAAGCCCACGTGTGCCAGTGGGGACGCCAAGACTGACCTTGGGCACATCCTGGACTTCACCTGTCGCCTTAAGTACCTTAAG GTTTCTGGCACAGAAGGACCTTTTGGGACCAGCAACATTCAAGAGCAGCTTCTGCCTTTTGATCTGTCAATATTTAAGTCTCTTCATCAGGTGGAG ATAAGTCACTGTGGTGCCAGGCATATACGGGGGCTAGTTGCGTCCAAGCCCACCTTAGCTACAATGAGTGTGCGCTACTCCGCAACCTCTATGAAG GAAGTCCTTGTTCCCGAAGCTTCGGAATTTGATGAGTGGGAGCCAGAAGGCACTGCCCTGGAAGGCCCTGTGACCGCTGTCATCCCCACATGGCAAGCACTGACTACTCTAGACCTGAGCCACAACAGCATCTCCAGCATCGACGAGTCTGTG AAATTGATTCCAAAGATTGAGTTCCTAGACCTGAGTCACAATGGAGTGCTGGTCGTGGACAACCTTCAG CACCTGTACAATCTCGTGCACCTGGACCTGTCCTACAACAAGCTCTCCTCCTTGGAAGGGGTTCACACCAAACTGGGAAACATCAAGACCTTGAACCTGGCAGGCAACCTCCTAGAGAGCCTGAGTGGCCTACACAAGCTCTATTCCCTGGTCAACCTGGATCTCCGTGACAACAGGATCGAGCAG ATGGAGGAGGTCAAGAGCATTGGCAGCCTCCCGTGCCTGGAGCACGTGGCTCTGCTGAACAACCCTCTGAGCATCATCCCTGACTACCGGACCAAGGTGCTGGCTCAATTTGGAGAGAGGGCCTCTGAG GTCTGTCTGGACAACATGTCAACCACAGAGAAGGAGCTGGATACCGTGGAAGTGCTAAAAGCAATTCAGAAAGCCAAGGAGGTCAAGTCAAAGCTGAACAACCCAGAGAAGAAG ATCAGTGAGGATTCCCGGCTCTCAGCTGCCTCCTGCATCCGGCCCAGTGGCTCCCCTCCCAGTGTggctcccacctctgcctccctgccccagcccatcCTCTCCAACCAag GCATCCTCGGAGATGAGTGA
- the TNNC1 gene encoding troponin C, slow skeletal and cardiac muscles, translating to MDDIYKAAVEQLTEEQKNEFKAAFDIFVLGAEDGCISTKELGKVMRMLGQNPTPEELQEMIDEVDEDGSGTVDFDEFLVMMVRCMKDDSKGKSEEELSDLFRMFDKNADGYIDLDELKLMLQATGETITEDDIEELMKDGDKNNDGRIDYDEFLEFMKGVE from the exons ATGGATGACATCTACAAGGCTGCG GTAGAACAGCTGACAGAAGAGCAGAAAAATG AGTTCAAGGCAGCCTTTGACATCTTCGTGCTGGGCGCCGAGGATGGCTGCATCAGCACCAAGGAGCTGGGCAAGGTGATGAGGATGCTGGGCCAGAACCCCACACCTGAGGAGCTGCAGGAGATGATCGACGAGGTGGATGAGGACG GCAGCGGCACAGTGGACTTTGATGAGTTCCTGGTCATGATGGTTCGGTGTATGAAGGATGACAGCAAAGGAAAGTCTGAGGAGGAACTGTCGGACCTCTTCCGCATGTTTGACAA AAATGCAGATGGCTATATCGACTTGgatgagctgaagttgatgcttcaAGCTACAGGTGAGACCATCACGGAAGATGACATCGAGGAGCTCATGAAGGATGGTGACAAGAACAATGATGGCCGCATTGACTATGATG agTTCCTGGAGTTCATGAAGGGAGTGGAGTAG